The Ictalurus furcatus strain D&B chromosome 12, Billie_1.0, whole genome shotgun sequence nucleotide sequence cacacaaacacacacacacagtgcaacaCCATCCTTAACCGTTCACATCATTTCATCTACTGCAAAGCAACGGAAACCACAGACTGCATATATTATGAAGTAATAAcgtctcagccaatcagagacgGTCTGGGATGGAGTGTCCGTGATCGAGTTTCATAAGAGTCTCGGTCACGAATCAAATCAACGAATCGACTTTATAAATCGCTTTTATTTGATTAGAACCAGTTGAATTAAGTGACATATCGCtctgattcatttaaaataatgaatcaaaatgattcTCTGAATCTGTAAACTGATTCGCTGCTTTATGAATCAGTCTAAAGAATCATGTTACCGAGTCAGTTGTGTTGGGAGTGTTGCGCAGTCAATTTAGAAAACTGATGATAcccatacactacacacacatatacacacacacactcatatacacacacctggtATGGAGTAGACTCCCTCAATAGGCAGCAGGAAGGGTCTATCCAGATCTCTCCTGGGTAGAGGGATGTACTCATCCACCACCTCCAACAGCTTCATGATGGAGTTCACTCCCAGCTCAGGCTGCcggttctacacacacacacacacacacacacaataataataataatgagctcCGAGTGTTACAggatcacacactctctccacgtccccagtctctctccatcagtACCTCCAGGGCGCAGAGGGCGGAGCCACAGATGACAGGCGTGTTGTCTCCGTCGTAGCCGAACTCGCTGAGCAGCTCTCGGATCTCGAGCTCGACCAGCTGCAGGAGTTCAGGGTCGTCCACGGCGTCCGCTTTGTTCACGTACACCACCACGTGCTGCACGCCGATCTGCCGAGCCAGCAGCAGGTGCTCACGTGTCTGCGGCATCTGACCGTCGGTCGCTGCCACCACCAGGATACAGCCGTCCAGCTGAGCCGTGCCCGTGATCatgttctacacacacacacacacacacacacacacacagtctgggTTAGACTACATGTTTTgtgcagaaacacagacagaaagcaGTTCAGTTCTGTAAATATGACATGTTCCTTGatcaacatttattttgaaccAATCACTgacgtctgtctctctgctcatctaccagtctgtctctctgctcatctaccagtctgtctctctgctcatctaccagtctgtctctctgctcatCTACCAGTCTgtctgtgcatctgtgtgtatccatccatctgctgGTGTAAGTGTCTGACTTCCTGCCTTTGTCCAGGTGTGTCTCTCCATCTGTTTgagcagtctgtgtgtgtgtgtgtgtgtgtgtgcatgtgtgtacctTGACGTAGTCAGCGTGCCCAGGACAGTCAGTGTGAGCATAGTGCCTGTTAGCGGTTGTGTACTCCACATGTGAGGCGTTGATTGTGATTCCTCTGGCTTTCTCCTCGGGAGCGTTATCAATGTCCTCATACTTCTTATAGCGCGCTCCACCAGCCTCGGccagcactgacacacacacacacacacacactaaataaagGCATCCTCAGCTACAGCACAGTTATAGTGtcacccctgtgtgtgtgtgtgtgtgtgtgtgtgtgtgtgtgttacctttgGTGATGGCGGCGGTGAGCGTGGTCTTCCCGTGGTCCACGTGACCGATGGTACCGATGTTCACGTGAGGTTTGTCGCGGGAGAACACCCTCTTTGCCTCTGCAGCGAAATTCCTCCGACTGAGAGGAACTGCACACTGAGACACAACGACCGACCGATTACCTACATTCATTTCTCCTGATCATTTTCATTAACGCTGTACAAATACTATAAACAGAACATACACTGATCTATCTGGAGACCTCATCTATTTCTATATCATTCAGATTGATTGTTCGATGTTCTTCGGTGAACTCACCAGTTTGTAGGAGCTGTGCAGGAGACTCGGGGAGGAGAGCTGGAGCGCTGAAGAACACCAAGAGAACAAAACATGAGAAACATGAGATAAACATGAACAccatcctcctctcctctcatttatacatttatataacactcatttacatcattcatagcAAAGAAAAAAGCCACAGTGGAAAATACGAAGCTGGGTCTACTTGAGTCTTAATTTGGCAACaggaatatgcaaatgagtgcATTTATATATTGACATCTGCATATTTATAAACTGTTACAGATGTGcagcatggggggggggggggggggtgttactCAGGGATAATTCAGGATCACTTAAACCCGTTCTGCACTGATGCATTTCCACTGA carries:
- the tufm gene encoding elongation factor Tu, mitochondrial, producing MAALVGIRACLSALQLSSPSLLHSSYKLCAVPLSRRNFAAEAKRVFSRDKPHVNIGTIGHVDHGKTTLTAAITKVLAEAGGARYKKYEDIDNAPEEKARGITINASHVEYTTANRHYAHTDCPGHADYVKNMITGTAQLDGCILVVAATDGQMPQTREHLLLARQIGVQHVVVYVNKADAVDDPELLQLVELEIRELLSEFGYDGDNTPVICGSALCALENRQPELGVNSIMKLLEVVDEYIPLPRRDLDRPFLLPIEGVYSIPGRGTVVTGTLERGVIKKGDECEFVGHNRSAKSVVTGIEMFHQSLDRAEAGDNLGALVRGMKREDMRRGVVMCKPGSVQPHQKIKAQVYILSKEEGGRHKPFVTNFMPVMFSLTWDMACRIQLPEGKEMVMPGEDTSLTLTLRQPMVLEKGQRFTLRDGNKTIGTGLVTDILPTTPEDQHNWG